Sequence from the Qipengyuania pelagi genome:
TCCCGACGACTGGCTGTTCGAAGCGTGGCTCCCGCACGAGCCGACTCCCGCCGATCGCGAGGCCGTCGCGGCGCTGTTCGCCAACGACGCGCCCGATCTTGTCGCCGAGCAGGTTCCCGACACCGACTGGGTCACCGAAAGCCAGCAGCGCGTCACTCCAATCCGCGCGGGCCGGTTCCATGTCCACACGCCCGACCACCCGGCGGACCCGAATGCGGTCGATCTGGTCATTCCCGCCAGCCAGGCTTTCGGGACCGGCCAGCACGCCACCACCGCGGGCTGCCTTGCCATGCTAGACCTGATGAAGCGCGAGGGAGCTTCGATACGCCACCACGCCGATATCGGGACCGGGACGGGCCTGCTCGCCTTTGCCGCGATGCGGCTGTGGCCGAACGCGCTGGCCACTGCCTCGGATATCGATCCGGTCTGCGCTGGGGTGCTGGCGGACAATGCGGCCAGCAATCGCATAAACCTTGGGGGGGCGCGCGGCGAACTCCTGTTCACGGTCGCGGACGGG
This genomic interval carries:
- a CDS encoding 50S ribosomal protein L11 methyltransferase, which encodes MSASWKLRAEVAKPVAEAALAAQELVPDWDADIVLTACEIDEQHPDDWLFEAWLPHEPTPADREAVAALFANDAPDLVAEQVPDTDWVTESQQRVTPIRAGRFHVHTPDHPADPNAVDLVIPASQAFGTGQHATTAGCLAMLDLMKREGASIRHHADIGTGTGLLAFAAMRLWPNALATASDIDPVCAGVLADNAASNRINLGGARGELLFTVADGMNDPLLQARAPFDLLIANILAGPLAEMAEDLCAAVTPGGSIVLAGLLETQEARVRAAYRRQGARLARRLVKGDWSILWLRTSRIR